In a genomic window of Carassius gibelio isolate Cgi1373 ecotype wild population from Czech Republic chromosome A3, carGib1.2-hapl.c, whole genome shotgun sequence:
- the LOC127945835 gene encoding mitochondrial dynamics protein MID51-like → MAGVNGDRKGKKDDSGLGTAIDFVLSNAKLVLGVGGAAMLGIATLAVKRMYDRTLSAPSSPTKANPSERRSWEEPSWLGSSPRTLNHDMKQNVSRSLQTLPTSSSSFKPDSLHRVMGRGGKAGKAWPPGKAELQKARMRLSLQEHLWAFFHERVAIPSEEQAAARRAALDICAELRVFLHAKLPDMPLREMYLSGSLYDDLQVVTADHAQLMVPMILEKNLWSFVPGEDTIMNVPGFWLVRRENLEYFPRGSSYWDRCMVGGYLSPKSVLEVFEKLVAGSINWPAIGSVLDYVIRPVVPSETLALEVQYETDRRLYVDFLPLLVMEDGVSLIAKPHRLAAERHENLWRQSFHVAQTAKLRALDQEDSGCRCACLKVVKAVCKLNPALARLNASQLSNAILLLCEQESDWTQEALANRFMQLLRALVGHLEAGRLPCILNLKVDLFCELTPQEIDELGYTLYCALSDPESLLRTV, encoded by the exons ATGGCAGGAGTGAACGGGGATCGGAAGGGAAAGAAAGATGACAGTGGGCTTGGCACAGCGATCGACTTTGTGCTCTCTAATGCAAAGCTGGTGCTGGGAGTCGGAGGAGCAGCCATGCTCGGGATCGCCACACTGGCGGTCAAAAGA ATGTACGATCGAACACTCAGTGCTCCATCCAGTCCCACTAAAGCCAACCCATCGGAGCGAAGAAGCTGGGAGGAACCAAGCTGGCTGGGGTCGTCACCACGGACGCTGAACCATGACATGAAACAGAACGTCAGCCGCTCTCTACAGACGCTTCCCACCTCCTCCAGCTCCTTCAAGCCAG ATTCTTTACATCGTGTCATGGGCCGTGGTGGTAAGGCTGGTAAGGCCTGGCCGCCTGGTAAGGCTGAACTCCAGAAGGCACGGATGCGCCTCTCACTGCAGGAACACCTCTGGGCCTTCTTTCATGAAAGAGTGGCGATCCCCTCGGAGGAGCAGGCCGCCGCTCGCAGGGCCGCGTTGGATATCTGTGCGGAGCTTCGAGTCTTTCTCCATGCCAAACTACCTGATATGCCTCTACGAGAAATGTACCTGAGCGGAAGTCTATATGATGACCTTCAG gtGGTGACTGCTGACCACGCCCAGCTAATGGTACCCATGATCCTTGAGAAGAATCTCTGGTCATTCGTTCCTGGTGAGGACACCATCATGAATGTTCCTGGCTTCTGGCTGGTTCGTCGGGAAAACCTTGAGTACTTCCCGCGTGGAAGCAGCTACTGGGACCGCTGCATGGTGGGTGGCTACCTTTCCCCAAAGAGCGTCCTAGAAGTCTTCGAGAAGCTTGTCGCAGGCTCCATCAACTGGCCCGCCATCGGTAGTGTTTTAGATTATGTCATCCGACCTGTGGTCCCGTCAGAAACGCTTGCACTAGAAGTCCAGTATGAAACAGACCGTCGCCTTTATGTGGACTTCCTCCCATTGCTTGTTATGGAGGACGGCGTCTCGCTGATCGCCAAACCGCATCGATTGGCCGCTGAACGGCATGAGAACCTGTGGCGGCAGAGTTTTCACGTGGCGCAAACAGCAAAGTTGCGTGCACTCGATCAGGAAGACTCCGGATGTCGTTGCGCATGTCTTAAAGTCGTTAAAGCTGTGTGTAAACTGAATCCAGCACTGGCACGATTAAACGCAAGCCAGCTCAGTAATGCAATTCTCCTCCTGTGTGAACAGGAGAGCGATTGGACTCAGGAAGCTCTCGCCAATCGTTTCATGCAGCTTCTTCGTGCGCTAGTGGGACACCTAGAGGCTGGGAGGCTACCCTGCATCCTTAACCTCAAAGTCGATCTGTTCTGTGAGCTAACGCCACAGGAAATAGATGAACTGGGATACACACTCTACTGTGCATTGTCCGACCCAGAGAGCCTTTTGAGAACTGTTTAG